The following are encoded together in the Haloarcula rubripromontorii genome:
- a CDS encoding acyltransferase codes for MIIAAPYTTDVSGPRHDRLRQHPTPGPYNSLFPWPDGKHPLRVMVNYVVILVCRISPSLRFKNWLLSRLGVTVGDGVAWGLESTPDVFWPELITVEDHAIIGYDATLLCHEFLQDEYRTGEVVVGERAMVGAGAVVLPGVEIGPGAQVAANSLVADDVPPETTVAGVPAEPLGSDDTATEEP; via the coding sequence TTGATTATCGCGGCCCCGTACACGACGGACGTGAGTGGTCCACGACACGACCGACTGCGCCAGCACCCGACGCCCGGCCCGTACAACTCCCTGTTCCCGTGGCCGGACGGCAAACACCCGCTCCGGGTGATGGTCAACTACGTCGTCATCCTCGTCTGTCGCATCTCGCCGAGCCTTCGGTTCAAGAACTGGCTGCTGTCCCGGCTCGGCGTCACCGTCGGCGACGGCGTTGCGTGGGGGCTGGAGTCGACGCCGGACGTGTTCTGGCCCGAACTCATCACCGTCGAGGACCACGCCATCATCGGCTACGACGCGACGCTGCTGTGTCACGAGTTCCTGCAGGACGAGTACCGCACCGGCGAGGTCGTCGTCGGTGAGCGGGCGATGGTCGGCGCGGGCGCGGTTGTCCTTCCCGGCGTCGAAATCGGTCCGGGCGCACAGGTCGCGGCGAACTCGCTCGTGGCTGACGACGTGCCGCCGGAGACGACCGTCGCCGGTGTTCCGGCCGAGCCGCTTGGCTCGGACGACACAGCGACCGAAGAACCGTAA
- a CDS encoding TrkH family potassium uptake protein yields the protein MALTTVDIRSALNVLGAIMQWLAVPLAIPVVVALLYVESPWPYLVTIAVTLGVGKALARFEREHIRDREAFLTVSLAWLTIAVVGAMPLYIEGTGVFDSPVNALFEGMSGITTTGATVIRDFDAHSQALLMWRQVLQWLGGLGVLLLATAVLSRLSVAGAQLMETEARTENVTKLTPGIEKTARILGLLYLGLTAGAALILAGLGASGLAPEMTLFDAVAHAFTAIATAGFSPRAESIGAFSPAVQWAVTLFMIVGATNFVLLYALLRGDTHRLRNSEEFRFYLGILAVGSMLVGGLLVLDQGVTGGVGDTVRHAVFQVAAIVTTTGYASTDFNTWSAGAKNVLFVMMFIGGMAGSTTCSVKTLRWLVVTKSFWRDLNVSAHPQSVRPVRLSNEAISEDTVRDVYAYTLVAMVFFVIGTVLLVVDGERSGAPITEFEALSAAASMFFNIGPAFGQAGPYGTYEGFARSSKVLMILLMWVGRIEIVPVLVMLTPTFWTR from the coding sequence GTGGCACTGACAACCGTCGATATCCGGTCCGCGCTGAACGTTCTCGGGGCTATCATGCAGTGGTTAGCCGTCCCGCTGGCGATTCCGGTTGTCGTGGCCCTGCTCTACGTCGAGTCGCCGTGGCCGTATCTGGTCACGATAGCAGTCACTCTCGGCGTCGGCAAAGCGCTGGCCCGGTTCGAGCGCGAACACATCCGAGACCGTGAGGCGTTTCTCACGGTCTCGCTGGCGTGGTTGACTATCGCTGTCGTCGGTGCGATGCCGCTGTACATCGAGGGGACGGGGGTGTTTGACAGCCCGGTCAATGCCCTGTTCGAGGGGATGAGCGGCATCACGACCACCGGCGCGACGGTCATCCGGGACTTCGACGCCCACTCGCAGGCGCTGCTCATGTGGCGGCAGGTCCTCCAGTGGCTCGGGGGACTGGGAGTCCTGTTGCTTGCGACGGCCGTGCTGTCGCGGCTCTCGGTCGCGGGCGCACAGCTCATGGAGACCGAGGCGCGGACGGAGAACGTCACGAAGCTCACCCCCGGCATCGAGAAGACGGCGCGCATCCTCGGACTGCTGTACCTAGGACTGACCGCAGGGGCGGCGCTGATTCTCGCGGGGCTGGGTGCCAGCGGCCTCGCGCCCGAGATGACGCTTTTCGACGCAGTCGCCCACGCCTTTACCGCCATCGCAACTGCCGGATTCTCCCCGCGAGCCGAGAGCATCGGCGCGTTCTCGCCGGCCGTCCAGTGGGCGGTCACGCTGTTCATGATCGTCGGCGCGACGAACTTCGTCCTGCTGTATGCGCTGCTCCGTGGCGATACCCACAGACTGCGCAATAGCGAGGAGTTCCGGTTTTATCTCGGAATCCTTGCTGTCGGCTCCATGCTCGTTGGTGGCTTGCTGGTACTCGACCAGGGCGTCACTGGCGGTGTCGGGGACACTGTCCGACACGCCGTCTTCCAGGTCGCCGCCATCGTCACGACGACCGGCTACGCCTCGACGGATTTCAACACCTGGTCCGCCGGGGCCAAGAACGTCCTCTTCGTCATGATGTTCATCGGCGGGATGGCCGGAAGCACCACCTGCTCTGTCAAGACGCTCCGCTGGCTCGTCGTCACCAAGTCGTTCTGGCGGGACCTGAACGTCTCTGCCCATCCACAGAGCGTCCGCCCGGTCAGACTCAGCAACGAGGCTATCAGTGAAGACACCGTCCGCGACGTGTACGCCTACACGTTAGTGGCAATGGTGTTTTTCGTCATCGGTACTGTCCTCCTCGTTGTCGATGGGGAGCGTTCTGGCGCGCCGATAACCGAGTTCGAGGCCCTCAGTGCCGCCGCGTCGATGTTTTTCAACATCGGCCCCGCGTTCGGACAGGCCGGCCCGTACGGGACATACGAGGGCTTCGCCCGGTCGAGCAAAGTACTGATGATACTGCTGATGTGGGTCGGCCGAATCGAGATCGTTCCCGTGCTGGTGATGCTGACGCCGACGTTCTGGACGCGGTGA
- the purD gene encoding phosphoribosylamine--glycine ligase, with protein sequence MSETVLLVGGGGREHAIARSLADSPGELYACASNRNPGIVALADGFEALDTTNPKAVTTYAREVDATLAVIGPEAALAAGVADALDDAGIYTFGPQEQEARIETDKAFQRRFMREHDIPGCPDFETFEDMNAACEYIDEYDGDLAVKPAGLTGGKGVRVIGDQCTAEEAKEYLRNADYDRVVLEERLVGEEFTVQAFVANGQLRVTPAVQDHKRAYEGDEGPNTGGMGSYSDASLHLPFMDEDDYMDAVDVLRATVEALDGYKGVLYGQFMLTETGPRVVEFNARFGDPEAMNTLPVLNTDFLDVLTAARDDDPLPQLSFRPLATVCKYAVPDGYPTDPDAGAKVTIDDEVIASVVEEHADQSGDAAPEALLFYASVDDRDDGIYTTTSRSYAVVGLAETIAEAEAIAEESLERAGTEGLRVRHDIGKDDLVQQRIDHMDDIRSGAD encoded by the coding sequence ATGTCAGAGACAGTGCTGCTCGTGGGTGGCGGTGGCCGGGAACACGCGATTGCGCGCTCGCTCGCGGACTCGCCGGGGGAGCTGTACGCCTGTGCTAGCAATCGGAACCCGGGCATCGTCGCTCTCGCCGACGGCTTCGAGGCACTCGACACGACCAATCCGAAGGCCGTGACGACCTACGCCCGGGAGGTCGACGCCACGCTGGCGGTTATCGGACCCGAGGCAGCCCTCGCCGCTGGAGTCGCCGATGCGCTGGACGACGCCGGCATCTACACCTTCGGGCCACAGGAGCAGGAGGCCCGTATCGAGACAGACAAGGCGTTCCAGCGGCGGTTCATGCGGGAACACGACATCCCCGGCTGTCCGGACTTCGAGACGTTCGAGGACATGAACGCCGCCTGCGAATACATCGACGAGTACGACGGCGACCTCGCGGTCAAGCCCGCCGGCCTCACCGGCGGCAAGGGCGTCCGGGTCATCGGCGACCAGTGTACCGCCGAGGAGGCCAAGGAGTACCTCCGGAACGCCGACTACGACCGCGTCGTCCTCGAAGAACGGCTCGTCGGCGAGGAGTTCACGGTCCAGGCGTTCGTCGCCAACGGTCAGCTTCGGGTGACGCCCGCCGTGCAGGACCACAAGCGCGCCTACGAGGGCGACGAGGGGCCGAACACCGGCGGCATGGGCAGCTACTCCGACGCCAGCCTCCACCTGCCGTTCATGGACGAGGACGACTACATGGACGCCGTCGACGTGCTGCGCGCGACCGTCGAAGCGCTGGACGGCTACAAAGGCGTCCTCTACGGCCAGTTCATGCTCACCGAGACCGGGCCGCGTGTCGTGGAGTTCAACGCCCGCTTCGGCGACCCCGAGGCGATGAACACGCTCCCGGTCCTCAACACGGACTTCCTCGACGTGCTGACGGCCGCACGCGACGACGACCCCCTGCCACAGCTCTCCTTCCGCCCGCTGGCGACCGTCTGCAAGTACGCCGTCCCGGACGGCTACCCGACCGACCCCGACGCCGGCGCGAAGGTCACCATCGACGACGAGGTCATCGCGAGCGTCGTCGAGGAACACGCCGATCAGTCCGGCGACGCCGCCCCCGAGGCGCTGCTGTTCTACGCCAGCGTCGACGACCGCGACGACGGCATCTACACCACGACATCGCGGTCCTACGCCGTCGTCGGCCTCGCCGAGACCATCGCAGAGGCGGAAGCCATCGCCGAGGAGTCGCTGGAGCGCGCCGGCACGGAAGGCCTTCGGGTTCGACACGATATCGGCAAAGACGACCTCGTTCAGCAGCGTATCGACCATATGGACGACATCCGCAGCGGTGCGGACTGA
- a CDS encoding thioredoxin domain-containing protein, translating into MSDATDPTARNRLDEAESPYLRQHADNPVNWQPWDETALEAAEERDVPIFLSIGYAACHWCHVMEEESFEDEEIAEQLNEHFVPIKVDREERPDLDSVYMSICQQVTGGGGWPLSAWLTPEGEPFYVGTYFPPEEKRGQPGFGDLLQRLSDSWSDPEQREEMENRARQWTEAIESDLEATPANPEDPAEDIIQTAGTIAHRGADRQDGGWGSGGPKFPQNGRLHALLRASADGGQEDYLNVVEETLDVMADRGLYDHVGGGFHRYATDQQWAVPHFEKMLYDNAEIPRAFLAGYQAIGSERYASVVRETFEFVQRELQHPDGGFFSTLDAESAPPDDPDGETEEGLFYVWTPEQVRDAVDDETDAEIFCDYFGVTERGNFEGATVLAVRKPVAVLAEEYDQSEDEITATLQRALNETFEARKSRPRPARDEKVLAGWNGLMIRALAEGAIVLDDQYADVAADALSFVREHLWDAEAGRLNRRYKDGDVAIDGYLEDYAFLGRGALTLFEATGDIEHLAFAMDLGQAITEAFWDDEQGTLFFTPTGGESLVARPQELTDQSTPSSTGVAVDLLLSLSHFSDGDRFESVAERVLRTHADRVSSNPLQHASLTLATDTYEQGALELTLVGDQSDYPTEWPETLAERYVPRRLLAHRPADESRFEQWLETLELDDSPPIWAGREQVDERPTVYACRNFACSPPKHDLGTALDWGAGTDDAE; encoded by the coding sequence ATGAGCGACGCCACGGACCCGACGGCCCGAAACCGACTCGACGAGGCGGAAAGCCCGTATCTCCGCCAGCACGCGGACAATCCCGTCAACTGGCAGCCCTGGGACGAGACAGCCCTAGAGGCCGCAGAGGAGCGGGACGTGCCCATCTTCCTCTCTATCGGCTACGCGGCGTGTCACTGGTGTCACGTCATGGAGGAGGAGAGCTTCGAGGACGAGGAAATTGCCGAACAACTCAACGAACACTTCGTCCCGATAAAGGTCGACCGCGAGGAGCGACCGGACCTCGACTCCGTGTACATGAGCATCTGCCAGCAGGTCACCGGCGGCGGCGGGTGGCCGCTGTCGGCTTGGCTCACGCCCGAGGGCGAGCCGTTCTACGTTGGGACGTACTTCCCGCCAGAGGAAAAGCGCGGCCAGCCGGGCTTTGGCGACCTGCTCCAGCGCCTTTCGGACTCGTGGTCGGACCCCGAACAGCGTGAGGAGATGGAAAACCGTGCCCGGCAGTGGACCGAGGCCATCGAGAGCGACCTCGAAGCGACGCCCGCCAACCCAGAGGACCCCGCCGAGGACATCATCCAGACCGCTGGCACGATTGCCCACCGCGGGGCCGACCGACAGGACGGCGGCTGGGGTTCCGGCGGGCCGAAGTTCCCACAGAACGGGCGACTGCACGCACTGCTACGAGCATCCGCCGACGGCGGTCAAGAGGACTATCTCAACGTCGTGGAGGAGACGCTCGACGTGATGGCCGACCGGGGGCTGTACGACCACGTCGGCGGCGGCTTCCACCGCTACGCGACGGACCAGCAGTGGGCGGTCCCGCACTTCGAGAAGATGCTGTACGACAACGCCGAGATTCCCCGTGCCTTCCTCGCCGGCTACCAGGCCATCGGCTCGGAGCGGTACGCCTCGGTCGTCCGGGAGACCTTCGAGTTCGTCCAGCGCGAACTCCAACACCCCGACGGGGGCTTTTTCAGTACGCTCGACGCCGAGAGCGCACCGCCTGATGACCCCGACGGCGAGACCGAAGAAGGGCTGTTCTACGTCTGGACGCCCGAGCAGGTCCGCGACGCCGTCGACGACGAGACGGACGCCGAGATTTTCTGTGACTACTTCGGCGTCACGGAGCGGGGGAACTTCGAGGGGGCGACGGTGCTGGCCGTCCGGAAGCCGGTCGCTGTGCTGGCCGAGGAGTACGACCAGAGCGAAGACGAAATCACGGCGACCCTCCAACGGGCGTTAAACGAGACCTTCGAGGCCAGAAAGAGCCGACCGCGACCGGCCCGCGACGAGAAGGTCCTGGCCGGCTGGAACGGCCTGATGATTCGTGCGCTCGCAGAGGGGGCTATCGTTCTCGACGACCAGTATGCCGACGTGGCCGCCGACGCGCTCTCGTTCGTCCGGGAGCACCTGTGGGACGCCGAGGCGGGGCGGCTCAATCGCCGATACAAGGACGGTGACGTAGCCATCGACGGCTACCTGGAGGACTACGCGTTCCTCGGCCGCGGCGCGCTGACGCTGTTCGAGGCCACCGGCGACATCGAACACCTCGCGTTCGCAATGGACCTCGGACAGGCCATCACGGAGGCGTTCTGGGACGACGAGCAGGGGACCCTGTTTTTCACCCCGACCGGCGGCGAATCGCTGGTCGCACGGCCACAGGAACTGACCGACCAGTCGACGCCGTCCAGCACTGGCGTCGCCGTCGACCTCCTGCTGTCGCTGTCGCATTTCAGCGACGGCGACCGCTTCGAAAGCGTGGCCGAGCGGGTCCTCAGGACCCACGCCGACCGCGTCTCCTCGAACCCGCTCCAGCACGCCTCGCTCACGCTGGCGACGGACACCTACGAGCAGGGCGCGCTGGAACTCACCCTTGTCGGCGATCAGTCGGACTACCCGACGGAGTGGCCGGAGACACTCGCCGAGCGGTACGTTCCGCGCCGTCTGCTGGCCCACCGACCGGCCGACGAGAGTCGCTTCGAGCAGTGGCTCGAAACACTGGAACTGGACGATTCACCGCCGATCTGGGCCGGCCGCGAGCAAGTCGATGAGCGGCCAACGGTGTACGCCTGCCGGAACTTCGCCTGTTCGCCGCCGAAACACGACCTCGGGACGGCGTTAGACTGGGGCGCGGGAACTGACGACGCGGAGTAA
- a CDS encoding thioredoxin family protein, translating into MSQTLETMEPNPVWVEDAYSDTVDILTRYADEFEYKIWGGDWCKDCRAQLPDFGAALKAAGVPDEQVHHYPVEKEEDGSKTGPEVEAYDIELIPTVVVEHNGEEIARFVEEEPVPIAVYLADKIEAEMA; encoded by the coding sequence ATGAGTCAGACGCTCGAAACCATGGAGCCGAATCCGGTGTGGGTCGAAGACGCCTACTCCGACACTGTCGACATTCTCACGCGCTACGCCGACGAGTTCGAGTACAAGATATGGGGCGGCGACTGGTGCAAGGACTGCCGGGCACAGCTCCCCGACTTCGGGGCGGCCCTGAAAGCCGCGGGTGTACCCGACGAACAGGTCCACCACTACCCCGTAGAAAAGGAGGAGGACGGCTCGAAGACCGGCCCGGAGGTCGAGGCGTACGACATCGAACTCATCCCGACCGTCGTCGTCGAACACAATGGCGAGGAGATAGCCCGGTTCGTCGAGGAGGAGCCGGTCCCTATCGCGGTGTATCTCGCCGACAAAATCGAAGCCGAAATGGCCTGA
- a CDS encoding beta-glucosidase — MADEDHIEALLARLSRAQKLALVRGATDPEGTATGYLSGVDEAGIPPFRLVDGPLGIRAEGHRATAFPASIATAATFDTDLARRQGAAMGREAMALGQDALLAPGVNVIRVPQCGRNFEYLSEDPVHAGTVGAGLIDGIQSADVVATVKHFVANNQETHRTTVSAEVDERTLRELYLPPFRSAVDAGVGSVMTAYNRVNGTHMSDHERLVGDVLKGQWGFDGYVVSDWYGLESTVGAANAGLDVEMPGVAAPGTAEAGDSDTADDEEFEWPDGIPDATRAGLFGDPLAEAIDSGQVPADRLDDMARRVLGQMDRFGRLDGSRTASEDGESDDEAGEIDSQRHRDIASDVAARGTVLLDNDGVLPLADGADVAVIGPNIDEPKLGGGGSSETTPVHSVSPAEGIESRAEGAVTTAFGVPQIESVSLFDLLPFVGDDDADGTAADSDRRDPSLEDAVDAAAAADVAVVFVRDATTEARDRESLELPGRQDELVSAVAAANENTVVVVRSGGPVELPWREDVAAIIEQWYPGQADGDAAATVLYGDRDPSGRLPVTFAPESQYPTAGAERRYPGVDEQAHYDEGVFVGYRHFDDAEVDPTYPFGHGHSYATFEYGDAEPTAEQTVAVAVENVADRPGREVVQAYVRPPSVEDADRPVRELAGFTAVQLDAGERQTVTLTLDDLAFSRYASDSGWTVDSGTYTIEIGRSSRDIRTTVTVDR, encoded by the coding sequence ATGGCTGATGAGGACCACATCGAAGCGCTGCTCGCCCGGCTGTCCCGCGCACAGAAACTCGCGCTCGTTCGCGGTGCAACTGATCCGGAGGGCACGGCGACAGGGTACCTCTCGGGCGTCGACGAGGCCGGGATTCCACCCTTTCGTCTCGTTGACGGACCGCTCGGCATCCGAGCAGAGGGCCATCGTGCGACCGCCTTTCCCGCGTCGATTGCGACGGCAGCGACGTTCGACACCGACCTGGCCCGGCGACAGGGCGCGGCGATGGGCCGCGAAGCGATGGCGCTCGGACAGGACGCGTTGCTCGCGCCCGGCGTGAACGTCATCCGGGTCCCGCAGTGTGGCCGCAATTTCGAATACCTCTCCGAAGACCCCGTCCACGCCGGCACTGTCGGAGCCGGCCTTATCGACGGCATCCAGTCCGCTGATGTCGTCGCCACGGTGAAACACTTCGTCGCTAACAACCAGGAGACCCACCGCACGACCGTCAGCGCCGAGGTGGACGAGCGGACGCTCCGGGAGCTGTACCTCCCGCCGTTCCGTTCGGCCGTTGACGCCGGCGTCGGCTCGGTGATGACGGCGTACAACCGAGTGAACGGCACGCACATGAGTGACCACGAGCGCCTCGTCGGTGACGTGCTCAAAGGCCAGTGGGGGTTCGACGGCTACGTCGTCTCGGACTGGTACGGACTGGAGAGTACTGTCGGCGCGGCCAACGCAGGCCTAGATGTGGAGATGCCCGGCGTAGCGGCCCCCGGCACAGCGGAAGCCGGCGATAGCGACACCGCGGATGACGAGGAGTTCGAGTGGCCGGACGGCATCCCGGACGCGACACGCGCGGGCCTGTTCGGTGACCCGCTCGCGGAGGCCATCGACAGCGGCCAGGTTCCAGCCGACCGGCTGGACGACATGGCCCGGCGGGTTCTCGGCCAGATGGATCGCTTCGGGCGACTTGACGGCAGCCGGACTGCTTCCGAAGACGGTGAAAGCGACGACGAGGCTGGTGAAATCGACAGTCAGCGCCACCGCGATATTGCGTCGGACGTGGCAGCCCGCGGGACGGTACTGCTCGACAACGACGGCGTCCTGCCGCTAGCGGATGGGGCGGACGTAGCTGTTATCGGGCCAAACATCGACGAGCCGAAACTCGGCGGTGGTGGCTCCTCCGAGACGACGCCGGTCCACTCGGTGTCGCCAGCCGAAGGAATCGAATCTCGCGCCGAGGGCGCAGTCACGACCGCGTTTGGCGTCCCACAGATCGAGTCCGTCTCGCTGTTCGACCTCCTGCCGTTCGTCGGTGACGACGATGCCGACGGGACGGCCGCGGACTCCGACCGACGGGACCCCTCGCTTGAGGACGCTGTCGACGCGGCCGCGGCAGCCGATGTCGCCGTCGTGTTTGTCCGCGATGCAACGACGGAGGCCCGTGATCGAGAGTCGCTTGAACTGCCGGGCCGGCAGGACGAACTCGTCTCGGCCGTCGCGGCCGCCAACGAGAACACCGTCGTCGTCGTCAGGTCTGGCGGCCCCGTGGAACTCCCTTGGCGGGAGGACGTGGCCGCGATCATCGAACAGTGGTACCCCGGACAGGCGGACGGTGACGCGGCGGCAACCGTCCTCTACGGCGACCGCGACCCCAGCGGCCGGCTCCCGGTGACGTTCGCCCCAGAAAGCCAGTACCCGACTGCAGGAGCCGAACGCCGCTACCCCGGCGTCGACGAACAAGCCCACTACGACGAGGGCGTCTTTGTCGGCTACCGGCACTTCGACGACGCGGAGGTTGACCCGACCTACCCGTTCGGCCACGGGCACTCGTATGCGACATTCGAATACGGCGATGCCGAACCTACAGCGGAGCAGACCGTCGCAGTCGCTGTCGAGAACGTCGCTGACAGGCCGGGCCGGGAGGTCGTTCAGGCTTACGTCCGACCGCCGTCTGTCGAGGACGCTGACCGCCCCGTGCGCGAACTCGCCGGGTTCACGGCTGTGCAGTTGGACGCCGGCGAACGACAGACGGTGACACTGACACTGGACGATCTCGCGTTCTCTCGGTACGCCTCCGACTCCGGGTGGACGGTCGACAGCGGAACGTACACAATCGAGATCGGGCGGTCGTCGCGGGACATTCGGACGACTGTGACGGTCGACCGGTAG
- a CDS encoding histidine kinase N-terminal 7TM domain-containing protein, whose translation MATLLVVYAFLLLVVAVVVGTLSVYAWGRRDYTGGTALSVLLAGLVVWTASVAAGIFTRGTELALVWAHTVFVGVVVAVGGLFVFALAYTGKERFLGPRTYALLSVEPIAFFGALLLGPDGLIYSVSGPTDAGMYGWELALGPVFWGHLVYSYALIAASSALIIHYALVSGDLYRKQVYAVLLSVFLPWFGSVVSTFADTDIALTPLLVGGTGLVLSWAFFRGRLLDISPVAYREVVESLNSAVFVVDTNDTIIEANDAGRRLLEDESVIGQSADDALETLPELLEKVRCLDDEIAETQTVIEHSDRFFDVQLSPLYDSRDALVGRVFLVHEITDQKERQRELERRNQQLDQFAAVLSHDLRNPLSVASGRLALARERNDPEEFDRVEKAHERMSSLIDEVLAFARDEQTTDRVELRLSALAKAAWGHVDTGEAALQIDGDREIVGDRDQLLQLFENVVRNSVEHGAAGGRSDDAAARAVTIRVDTTPEGFAIADNGPGVPPEKREEIFTHGVTSSESGTGLGLAIVQHVVKSHGWDVEMTESRSGGAKLVVSGLGAESARRPESAS comes from the coding sequence ATGGCCACGCTGCTCGTCGTCTACGCCTTTCTCCTGCTGGTCGTGGCCGTCGTCGTCGGGACGCTGTCAGTCTACGCCTGGGGGCGGCGCGACTACACCGGCGGGACCGCGCTCTCGGTGTTGCTCGCCGGGCTCGTCGTCTGGACCGCATCCGTCGCGGCCGGCATCTTCACCCGCGGCACCGAACTGGCGCTGGTCTGGGCCCACACCGTGTTCGTCGGCGTGGTCGTCGCCGTCGGGGGTCTGTTCGTGTTCGCGCTGGCCTACACCGGGAAAGAGCGGTTCCTCGGGCCGCGGACGTACGCGCTCCTGTCCGTCGAGCCCATCGCGTTCTTCGGCGCGCTCCTGCTCGGCCCCGACGGGCTGATATACAGCGTCTCCGGCCCGACCGACGCGGGCATGTACGGCTGGGAACTCGCTCTCGGGCCGGTGTTTTGGGGCCACCTCGTCTACTCGTACGCGCTCATCGCGGCCTCGAGCGCGCTCATCATCCACTACGCGCTCGTCTCCGGGGACCTGTACCGAAAGCAGGTCTACGCGGTCCTGCTGTCCGTGTTCCTCCCGTGGTTCGGCAGCGTCGTCAGCACCTTCGCGGACACCGACATCGCGCTCACGCCACTGCTGGTCGGCGGAACCGGCCTCGTCCTCTCGTGGGCGTTTTTCAGGGGACGGCTGCTTGACATCTCGCCGGTCGCCTACCGCGAGGTCGTCGAGTCGCTCAACAGCGCCGTGTTCGTCGTCGACACGAACGATACGATAATCGAGGCCAACGATGCCGGGCGTCGGCTCCTCGAGGACGAGTCCGTGATCGGGCAGTCGGCCGATGACGCCCTCGAAACGTTGCCCGAGCTACTCGAAAAGGTCCGCTGTCTGGACGACGAGATAGCGGAAACGCAGACCGTCATCGAACACAGCGACCGCTTTTTCGACGTGCAGCTCTCCCCGCTGTACGATTCCCGCGACGCCCTGGTCGGGCGCGTGTTCCTCGTCCACGAAATCACCGACCAGAAGGAGCGCCAGCGGGAGCTCGAACGCCGGAACCAACAGCTCGACCAGTTCGCCGCCGTCCTCTCACACGACCTGCGGAACCCGCTGAGCGTGGCTTCCGGCCGGCTGGCGCTGGCTCGGGAGCGGAACGACCCCGAGGAGTTCGACCGTGTGGAGAAAGCCCACGAACGGATGAGTAGCCTCATCGACGAGGTCCTCGCCTTCGCCCGCGACGAGCAGACGACCGACCGGGTCGAGCTACGGCTTTCGGCGCTGGCGAAGGCGGCCTGGGGTCACGTTGACACCGGCGAGGCGGCGCTGCAGATCGACGGCGACAGGGAGATTGTCGGCGACCGTGATCAGCTCCTGCAACTGTTCGAGAACGTGGTTCGGAACAGTGTGGAGCACGGAGCCGCGGGCGGGCGGTCGGACGACGCCGCGGCCAGGGCAGTGACGATACGCGTCGACACCACCCCCGAAGGGTTCGCAATCGCCGACAACGGACCCGGCGTCCCACCCGAGAAACGAGAGGAGATATTCACGCACGGCGTCACCAGTTCCGAGTCGGGGACCGGCCTCGGACTGGCAATCGTCCAGCACGTCGTCAAGTCCCACGGGTGGGACGTCGAGATGACGGAAAGCCGATCCGGCGGCGCGAAACTCGTCGTCTCGGGACTCGGAGCGGAATCCGCGCGACGGCCCGAGTCGGCGTCATAG
- a CDS encoding DUF5827 family protein, with amino-acid sequence MPVDKQEFDEILSFELHEPADILDADKLYTIPEIARLLQGLPADAELSEANESVFIDWAIPWMIFNQDALVIADPQDDDVVGLYGLAES; translated from the coding sequence ATGCCTGTCGACAAGCAGGAGTTCGACGAGATACTGTCGTTCGAACTCCACGAACCTGCGGACATTCTCGACGCCGACAAACTGTACACGATCCCGGAAATCGCCCGTCTCCTGCAGGGGCTCCCGGCAGACGCCGAACTCAGCGAGGCCAACGAATCGGTGTTCATCGACTGGGCCATCCCGTGGATGATCTTTAATCAGGATGCCCTCGTGATCGCCGACCCGCAGGACGACGACGTGGTCGGACTGTACGGTCTTGCCGAGTCATGA